The proteins below come from a single Microcoleus sp. FACHB-68 genomic window:
- the atpH gene encoding ATP synthase F1 subunit delta, which yields MKGSLVSAEILEPYAEALMSAAKAQNLTEQIGEDVRSLLSAVENSEELRQFLGNPFVKEADKKAVLGQIAGEGVHPFTRNFLMLLVDRRRILFLEGIAQQYLTLLRELNQTVLAEVISAVELTEAQQQAVREKVQAMTSARAVELSTKIDPDLIGGVIIKVGSQVVDASLRGQLRRIGIRLSSAA from the coding sequence ATGAAAGGCAGTTTGGTTAGTGCTGAAATCCTCGAACCCTACGCAGAAGCTCTGATGTCGGCGGCTAAAGCGCAAAATCTCACAGAGCAAATCGGAGAAGATGTGCGTTCCCTGCTCAGTGCTGTGGAAAATTCAGAAGAATTGCGCCAGTTTTTGGGCAATCCCTTCGTAAAAGAAGCGGACAAAAAAGCAGTTTTAGGACAAATTGCCGGCGAGGGAGTTCACCCCTTCACCCGCAATTTTTTGATGCTGCTTGTAGATAGGCGTCGCATCTTGTTCTTAGAAGGTATCGCTCAACAATACCTGACACTTCTGCGCGAACTCAATCAAACCGTTTTAGCTGAAGTCATCTCTGCAGTAGAACTGACAGAAGCGCAGCAGCAAGCAGTCCGTGAAAAGGTACAAGCAATGACCAGCGCACGAGCTGTTGAACTGAGTACCAAAATAGACCCCGACTTGATTGGCGGCGTCATAATTAAAGTGGGATCGCAAGTCGTTGACGCTAGTTTGCGAGGACAGCTGCGCCGTATTGGTATCCGCCTCAGCAGTGCGGCTTAG
- the atpA gene encoding F0F1 ATP synthase subunit alpha, translating into MVSIRPDEISNIIRQQIEQYDQDVKVSNVGTVLQVGDGIARIYGLEQAMAGELLEFEDGTIGIALNLEEDNVGAVLMGEGRDIQEGSSVTSTGRIAEVPVGDALVGRVVDALGRAIDGKGEINTSETRLIESPAPGIIERRSVYEPLQTGITAIDSMIPIGRGQRELIIGDRQTGKTSIAIDTIINQKGENVICVYVAIGQKASTVANIVNVLQEKGAMDYTIVVAANASDPATLQYLAPYTGASMAEYFMYKGKHTLVVYDDLSKQAQAYRQMSLLLRRPPGREAYPGDVFYLHSRLLERAAKLSNELGEGSMTALPIIETQAGDVSAYIPTNVISITDGQIFLSSNLFNSGLRPAVNPGISVSRVGSAAQTKAMKQVAGKVKLELAQYDDLAAFAQFASDLDQTTQNQLARGERLRELLKQSQYSPLPVNEQVAIIYAGINGLMDDIPVNKITTFTKGLREYLRTSKPKYAELIKTEKKLGDEAEKVLKEAVAEFKQSFKAMA; encoded by the coding sequence ATGGTAAGTATTAGACCTGACGAAATCAGCAATATTATTCGGCAGCAAATTGAGCAGTACGACCAAGACGTTAAAGTTTCAAACGTCGGAACCGTGCTGCAAGTTGGCGACGGCATCGCCCGGATTTATGGCTTGGAACAAGCAATGGCCGGCGAACTGCTCGAATTTGAAGACGGCACCATTGGCATCGCCCTGAACCTTGAAGAAGATAACGTGGGCGCAGTGCTCATGGGTGAAGGCCGCGATATTCAAGAAGGCTCCTCTGTCACCTCCACCGGCAGAATTGCTGAGGTGCCGGTGGGTGATGCCCTTGTGGGTCGTGTCGTGGACGCCCTAGGCCGTGCGATCGATGGCAAAGGCGAAATCAACACTAGCGAAACTCGTTTGATTGAATCACCGGCACCCGGTATTATCGAACGCCGCTCAGTGTATGAACCGCTGCAAACCGGCATCACCGCCATCGACTCCATGATTCCCATCGGACGTGGCCAGCGCGAACTGATCATTGGCGACCGGCAAACCGGCAAAACTTCAATCGCCATTGACACCATCATCAACCAAAAAGGCGAAAACGTAATCTGCGTTTACGTCGCTATTGGCCAAAAAGCCTCAACCGTGGCGAACATCGTCAACGTTCTCCAAGAAAAAGGCGCGATGGACTATACCATCGTTGTTGCTGCAAACGCAAGTGACCCCGCAACATTGCAATACCTCGCTCCCTACACCGGCGCGAGTATGGCGGAATACTTCATGTATAAAGGCAAGCACACCTTGGTGGTCTACGATGACCTTTCCAAGCAAGCCCAAGCTTACCGTCAAATGTCTTTGCTGCTGCGCCGGCCACCCGGACGGGAAGCCTATCCTGGGGACGTTTTCTACCTCCACTCTCGTTTGCTAGAACGGGCTGCAAAGCTCAGCAACGAACTGGGTGAAGGCAGCATGACCGCCCTACCCATCATCGAAACCCAAGCCGGTGACGTATCTGCCTACATCCCGACCAACGTGATTTCGATTACCGATGGCCAGATTTTCCTTTCTTCCAACCTGTTCAACTCTGGTCTGAGACCTGCAGTAAACCCCGGTATCTCCGTGTCCCGTGTGGGTTCCGCCGCTCAAACCAAGGCAATGAAACAAGTTGCCGGTAAGGTGAAACTGGAACTGGCTCAGTATGACGACTTGGCAGCCTTCGCTCAGTTCGCCTCCGACTTGGATCAAACCACTCAGAACCAACTGGCACGGGGTGAGCGTTTACGCGAACTGCTGAAACAGTCTCAATATTCTCCGCTGCCGGTGAACGAGCAAGTGGCGATTATCTATGCCGGTATTAATGGCCTAATGGATGACATCCCAGTTAACAAAATCACCACCTTTACTAAAGGTTTGCGCGAATATTTACGCACCAGCAAGCCCAAGTATGCTGAGTTGATTAAGACTGAGAAGAAGCTGGGTGATGAGGCAGAAAAGGTTCTGAAAGAAGCAGTCGCCGAATTCAAGCAATCATTCAAAGCAATGGCGTAA
- a CDS encoding F0F1 ATP synthase subunit gamma: MANLKAIRDRIQSVKNTKKITEAMRLVAAAKVRRAQEQVIGTRPFADRLVRVLYGLQARLRFEDADLPLLRQREVKSVGLLVISGDRGLCGGYNNNIIKQAENRAKQLKAQGVDYRFVLVGRKATQYFQRRNQPIDATYTGLEQIPTADEASQIADQLLSLFLSETVDRVELIYTKFVSLISSRPVVQTLLPLTSQGLEVRDDEIFRLTSQGGDFQVQREKVSAPAMTSLPRDMLFEQDPVQILDALLPLYLSNQLLRALQESAASELAARMTAMSSASDNAKELIGSLTLSYNKARQAAITQEILEVVGGAEALNG; the protein is encoded by the coding sequence ATGGCAAATCTAAAAGCGATTCGTGACCGTATCCAGTCGGTTAAAAATACCAAAAAGATTACAGAAGCCATGCGCCTTGTGGCCGCCGCTAAAGTACGTCGCGCCCAAGAACAGGTAATTGGAACTCGCCCCTTTGCCGATCGCTTGGTACGAGTGCTTTACGGCTTACAAGCCCGGTTGCGGTTTGAAGATGCCGACCTCCCCTTGCTGCGGCAGCGGGAAGTAAAGTCGGTTGGGTTGCTCGTCATTTCTGGTGATCGCGGTTTGTGTGGCGGCTACAACAACAACATCATCAAGCAGGCTGAAAACCGGGCCAAGCAACTGAAAGCTCAAGGCGTGGACTACAGATTTGTCCTGGTGGGGCGCAAAGCCACGCAGTATTTCCAACGACGCAATCAGCCGATTGATGCGACTTACACCGGCTTAGAACAAATTCCCACCGCAGATGAAGCTTCTCAAATTGCGGATCAACTGCTGTCGCTGTTTTTGTCTGAAACAGTGGATCGGGTGGAATTGATTTACACCAAGTTTGTTTCGCTTATCAGTTCCAGGCCGGTTGTTCAAACGCTGTTGCCGCTGACTTCCCAAGGTTTAGAAGTTAGAGATGATGAAATTTTCCGCCTCACTTCTCAAGGGGGAGATTTCCAAGTTCAGCGCGAAAAAGTGAGTGCGCCGGCGATGACGAGTCTGCCGAGAGATATGCTATTTGAGCAAGATCCGGTGCAAATTCTTGACGCCTTGTTGCCCCTGTATCTCAGTAACCAGCTACTGCGGGCACTGCAAGAGTCTGCGGCTAGCGAACTGGCGGCGCGGATGACGGCAATGAGCAGCGCCAGTGACAACGCTAAAGAATTGATTGGCAGCCTGACGCTGTCTTACAACAAAGCGCGGCAGGCAGCAATTACGCAAGAAATTCTGGAAGTTGTGGGCGGCGCTGAGGCACTCAACGGTTAG
- a CDS encoding Uma2 family endonuclease codes for MSSPLLEKQAGLPPQEGCVTLHGVSWEQFEAIELALEGIAGTRLIYLDGTLDIMAPLSPEHEDKKRTINLLLETYFREKGIRFYARGGPTLGNREIRGRKKPDDSYNLETKKPVPDIIIEVVITSGGVNVLENYKRVRVPEVWFWQNGKLEVYHLGEQEYELCERSILLPELDLNLLAQYVNYSDQYDAVREFQKAISNQNTGT; via the coding sequence ATGAGTTCACCACTTTTGGAGAAACAAGCCGGTTTGCCACCTCAAGAAGGTTGTGTAACCTTACACGGAGTTAGTTGGGAGCAGTTTGAAGCCATAGAATTAGCCTTGGAGGGAATTGCCGGCACCCGACTAATTTATCTTGATGGAACATTGGATATTATGGCTCCGCTTTCACCTGAACATGAAGACAAAAAGAGAACAATTAACCTATTACTGGAAACCTACTTCCGTGAGAAAGGCATCCGATTTTACGCTCGTGGTGGCCCGACTTTAGGAAATCGGGAGATTCGGGGAAGAAAAAAGCCTGACGATTCTTATAATCTAGAAACAAAAAAACCTGTTCCCGATATTATTATCGAGGTGGTTATTACCAGCGGCGGTGTGAATGTGCTGGAAAATTACAAGCGAGTTCGTGTTCCTGAAGTGTGGTTTTGGCAAAATGGAAAGCTTGAGGTTTATCATTTGGGGGAACAGGAGTATGAGCTGTGCGAACGCAGTATTTTACTACCAGAACTAGACTTGAATCTATTGGCTCAGTATGTTAATTATTCAGATCAATATGACGCGGTGAGGGAATTTCAAAAGGCGATTAGCAATCAAAACACCGGCACTTAA
- a CDS encoding M15 family metallopeptidase, with protein sequence MKPYQKMPIQECDEPLVAIPLDCFAVVAPHPYQALGAPYGTKSPFYVRQGVLTGLINAQTELQHRQPGWRIQIFDAYRPISVQKFMVDYTFAEIVSLHNLTAADLTETQRQAFLEQVYQFWAAPSLNPATPPPHSTGAAVDVTLLDATGEPVDMGSPIDEISPRSYPNHFAGSKEPVEIQYHAHRQLLAEVMSSAGFQRHSNEWWHFSCGDQMWAWLCSQQGAGEPVVARYGRVE encoded by the coding sequence GTGAAACCTTATCAAAAAATGCCGATTCAGGAGTGCGACGAGCCTCTGGTGGCAATTCCTCTGGATTGCTTTGCAGTTGTTGCGCCTCATCCATACCAAGCCTTGGGTGCACCTTACGGGACAAAATCACCGTTTTATGTGCGTCAAGGTGTTTTAACCGGCTTAATAAACGCTCAAACCGAATTACAACACCGGCAGCCTGGTTGGCGCATCCAAATCTTCGATGCCTACCGGCCCATTTCAGTGCAGAAATTTATGGTAGACTACACCTTTGCTGAAATCGTCTCTCTCCACAATTTGACGGCGGCAGATTTAACAGAAACTCAGCGACAAGCCTTTTTAGAGCAGGTGTATCAATTTTGGGCAGCACCTAGCCTCAACCCAGCAACGCCGCCACCCCATAGCACCGGCGCTGCGGTGGATGTGACGCTGCTAGACGCCACAGGTGAGCCGGTGGATATGGGTTCTCCGATTGATGAAATTTCGCCGCGATCTTATCCGAATCATTTTGCCGGCAGCAAAGAGCCGGTGGAAATACAATATCACGCACATCGGCAGCTCTTGGCAGAAGTGATGAGTTCAGCCGGTTTTCAACGCCATTCCAACGAATGGTGGCACTTTTCCTGCGGCGATCAGATGTGGGCGTGGTTGTGCAGTCAACAGGGTGCCGGTGAGCCGGTTGTGGCGCGTTACGGGCGCGTAGAATAG